The Streptomyces sp. B3I8 nucleotide sequence CCGGGACCGACGTCGTAACGGCGCTCCTCGGGGCGGGGCCTGCGGGGGCGACCCTGCCCCTGCTTGTCGTCCCTGTTGTTGCCGGCACCGCGGTGGTTACCGCGTCCGCCGCTCTTGCCGTTGCCGCTGCCGCTGCCGCTGCTTCGCATCAAAGTTCCGTCGTCGTCGTGTGCGTGTGGTTCGTGGGGTCCGGGGCGCGGTCGTCGTCCGTGTCCGGCGCGTCCGGGTCGAACGACGGTACGCCCTCCTGGGTGTCGGCCTCGATCGCCTCCGCCTCCGGGAGGAAGGGCGCGAGCTCCGGAAGTTCGTCCAGGCCGCGCAGGCCCATCCGCTCCAGGAAGTAGTTCGTCGTCACGTACAGGATCGCACCTGTTTCGGGTTCCGTGCCCGCCTCCTCGACCAGCCCGCGCTGGAGGAGGGTCCGCATGACGCCGTCGCAGTTGACCCCGCGCACGGCGGAGACGCGGCTGCGGCTGACCGGCTGACGGTAGGCGACGACCGCGAGGGTCTCCAGCGCCGCCTGCGTGAGCCGGGCCTGCTGCCCGTCCAGGACGAAGCGTTCGACGGCCGGGGCGTAGTCGGCGCGGGTGTAGAAGCGCCAGCCGCCCGCGACGAAGCGCAGTTCGAAGCCGCGGCCCTGGGCGGTGTACTCGTCGGCCAGTTCGCGCAGGGCGTCGGCGATCCGCCGGCGCGGCCGCTGGAGGATCTTGGCGAGGTGCGCCTCGGTGGCGGGCTCGTCGACGACCATGAGGACGGCTTCCAGGGCGGGCTTGAGGTCCAGCCCGGCGACGGGGTCGAGGTCCGGGTCGAGGCCCCTCTCCGGTCCCCCGGTGGTCCGCTCGCTCATGTCTTCTCCTCCTTCTTCGCATTGTCCGCCGGGTTCCCAGCCGGGTTCTCCTCCTCCGGTCGCCGCTCGGGCGGGCGGTCGAACTCGTCCGTGACGGCGGGCTGCCGGCCGTCGTCCCCACCGGTCCAGCGGACCAGGAGTTCGCCGAGGGCGCTCTCCTGTTCCAGCACGACGGCCTTCTCGCGGTACAGCTCGAGGAGGGCCAGGAAGCGGGCCACCACGGTCAGGGTGTCGTCGATGTCCTCGACGAGGACGCGGAAGCTCGCCTCGCCGAGTTCCCGGAGCCGGGCCACGACGACGTCCGCCTGCTCGCGGACGCTCACCAGCGGGGCGTGGATGTGGTCGACGTAGACCTGCGGCCTGGGCTTGGGCTGCATCGCCTTGACCGCGAGCCGGGCGAACCCCTCGGGCCCGATGCTGATGACGACGTCGGGGAGCAGCTCGGCGTGGTGCGGTTCGAGGCCGACGGTACGGGGGTAGCGGCGGGTCTCCGCCTCGGCCCGCCCGTGGAGGATGCCGGCGATCTGCTTGTACGCGCGGTACTGGAGGAGCCGCGCGAACAGCAGGTCGCGCGCCTCCAGCAGTGCGAGGTCGGCCTCGTCCTCGACCTCGGCGGTCGGCAGCAGCCGGGCCGCCTTCAGGTCGAGCAGGGTCGCTGCCACGACGAGGAACTCGGTCGTCCGGTCCAGGTCCCAGTCGGTCCCCATGCCGCGGATGTGGGCCATGAACTCGTCGGTCACCTTGGACAGGGCGACCTCGGTGACGTCCAGCTTGTGCCGTGAGATGAGCTGCAGCAGCAGATCGAAGGGCCCCTCGAAGTTCACCAACCGCACGGTGAACACACCGTCGGACGCGGCGGCTTCCCGCCCCGCCTCCGGTGCGTCCCGGTTGGTGCGGTCGGCCCGGTTCTCCTGGTCGCCCTGGTTCCCGTCCCGCCGCCCGGCGGTGTCCGGTGACCGGCGCTGTGCCGGGGCCGGGGCCGACGCCTCGGAGACGTCGGCCGGATCCGGCCGCGAGGGGCGCGGGGCCTCCGGAGCCGGCGTCGGGTCCGCGCGCAACTCCTCCGGCGGCGGTGGCGCGTCCGCCGCGGGCGCCACGTCCACCGCGTCCATCACGTCCGCCGCGGGCGCTATACCGGCGGCCGGTTCGGGCGACGGGGTCTCGGCCGGCGGCGTCTCGGGGTCGGCCGACGGGGGGCCGCCGGGCGTCGGCGGGCCCTGGCCCAGGGCGCGGCGGCGGCCGCGAGGGGTGTCGTACGGGGTCATAGCGGTCGAAGGCTACCTTCCGCCGCCCACGAGCCGGGACTACCGGCCCCGCAGCCGCCGTACCAGGATGCTCGCGTCCCCGCGCTGTTCCAGGTCGGCCAGGACCACGGCGACGGCCTCGCGGACGATGCGGCCGCGGTCCACGGCGAGCCCGTGTTCGCCGCGCAGCACCAGGCGCGCGTGCTCCAGGTCCATCAGTTCCTCGGCGGAGACATAGACCGTGATCTTCTCGTCGTGCCGTTCCCGTCCGCTGGGCCGCCGGTTCGCGCCCCGTCCGCGCCGGCGCGGCTGGGCGGCGGCGGGCCCGCCCGCGCTCTCCGGTCCGGCCGGCCGTCGCGGCGCCTCGGCGCCCGTGCCCGCCCCGCCCGGTGACCGCGCCCCGCGCGACTCGCCGTTCCCGGCACCGGAGTCCGCGGCGACGTGCTCGTCACCCTCCCCGTCACCCCCGCGCACGGGCACCGAGACCGGGGTGTCCTCGGCGGCGGCCGCGGCCGCGTCGCCCTCCGACGCGGGGGCCGGCACCCGGGCCTCGCCGTTGGTCTGGCGCCGGGGGCTGGACGCCTGGAGCGCCATCCCCCCTGTCGTACGGAACAGTTCGTCGGCCCCCGGCAGACTCACTCGGCGTGACACCGGGCGAGCACCTCCCTGGCGAGCTGGCGATAGGCGGCGGCACCGACGGAGTTGGAGGCGTACGTGGTGATCGGCTCACCGGCGACCGTGGTCTCCGGGAAGCGGACCGTACGCCCGATGACCGTGTGGTACACGTGGTCGTCGAACGCCTCGACCACCCGGGCCAGCACCTCGCGGCTGTGCACCGTGCGCGAGTCGTACATCGTGGCGAGGATGCCGTCGAGCTCCAGCTCGGGGTTGAGCCGCTCCTGGACCTTCTCGATCGTCTCGGTCAGCAGCGCGACGCCGCGCAGTGCGAAGAACTCGCACTCCAGCGGCACGATCACCTTGTGCGCGGCGGTGAGCGCGTTGACCGTGAGCAGGCCGAGCGAGGGCTGGCAGTCGATGACGATGTAGTCGTAGTCGGCCAGCAGCGGCTTGAGCGCGCGCTGCAGCGTCGACTCGCGCGCCACCTCCGACACGAGCTGCACCTCGGCCGCCGACAGGTCGATGTTGCTGGGCAGCAGGTCCATGTTGGGGACCGCCGTCTTCAGCAGCACCTCGTCCGCGGCCATGCCCCGCTCCATGAGCAGGTTGTAGACCGTGAGGTCGAGTTCCATCGGGTTGACCCCGAGCCCCACGGACAGCGCGCCCTGCGGGTCGAAGTCGACGAGCAGCACCCGGCGTCCGTACTCCGCGAGCGCGGCACCCAGGTTGATGGTCGACGTGGTCTTGCCGACGCCGCCCTTCTGGTTGCACATCGCGATGATCTTCGCGGGGCCGTGGTCGGTGAGCGGGCCCGGGATGGGGAAGTACGGCAGCGGGCGCCCGGTCGGGCCGATGCGTTCGCGCCGCTGGCGGGCCGCGTCGGGCGCGAGCGTGGCCGCGTACTCGGGGTCGGGCTCGTACTCCGCGTCGGGGTCGTAGAAGTGCCCGTCGGGCAGTTCGTCGTAGTCGGCGAAGTGATTGTGCACCTCGCCCCTGCTGTCGCCGGCCATGGCGTTCACGTGTGGGCCATCCATGCTCTGGGGTGCTGTCGGAGCCATGTGGGGGTTGTGGCTCTGGTGGGCTGCGAAGGTACGGACAGCGACGGAGCCGACAGCCTCGGGCCTGGCGGAGCCGGAGTCCCGCGCAGGCATTCCTGGTTGACCACCCCCGGGAGTGAATGTCGACTCGTTCACAAGTCGTCTTACCTCCTTGGTGACCAGGAAACTTACAGACAGGTCAGCGTGGCACCATGCCGACGGTTGGCGACTCTATGGCGTGTCGGCCGTCCGCAGCAACACAATCCGCCGGACCCGGCCCGTTGTGTCGGCAATGAAACACCCCGCTGTCAAGGGCGTACAGAGGGCGTACAGCCGCCGAATGCCGGATTCGTCCCGTGCGCGAATCGGTAGAACGGTTGTTTTTGCGACGAGTTGAACGAGCGTCGCAAAGTGACCATACACACACCCGGCCGGACCTTGTCGACAAGGTCCGGCCGGGTGCGCGTCGTTGACCGCATATGTTGACCTGTCGCCTTGTGGCGCAGGCGACTTGTACGGGACGGTCGCGTCCTTCGGGCACCGCGACCCACCCCGCGGCTCAGCCGAGCAGGGTGGACAGCTCCACGTGCTCCAGACCGTGCGCCTCGGCGACCTCCCTGTAAACCACCTTGCCGTCATGGGCGTTGAGCCCCATGGCGAGCGCGGGGTCGCGGCGCAGCGCCTCCACCCAGCCCCGGCCGGCCAGTTCCACGATGTACGGCAGGGTGGCGTTGGTCAGCGCGTAGGTGGAGGTGTTGGGGACGGCGCCGGGCATGTTGGCGACGCAGTAGAACACCGAGTCGTGGACCGGGAAGGTCGGTTCGGCGTGCGTGGTGGGGCGGGAGTCCTCGAAGCAGCCGCCCTGGTCGATCGCGATGTCGACAAGGACACTGCCGGGCTTCATCCGGGACACCAGCTCGTTGGTGACCAGTTTCGGCGCCTTGGCGCCCGGGATGAGCACCGCGCCGATGACGAGGTCGGCCTCCAGGCACGCCCGCTCCAGCTCGAAGGCGTTGGAGACGACCGTCTGGATCCGCGTGCCGAAGATCTTGTCGGCCTCGCGGAGCTTGCGGATGTCCTTGTCGAGCAGGGTCACGTGGAAGCCCATTCCGATCGCGATCTGGGCCGCGTTCCAGCCGGAGACGCCGCCGCCGATGACGACGGCCCGCCCTGCGGGCACCCCGGGAACGCCCCCGGGCAGCACACCGCGCCCGCCGCCCGCGCGCATCAGGTGGTAGGCGCCGACCTGCGGGGCGAGCCGGCCGG carries:
- a CDS encoding ScpA family protein, which codes for MTPYDTPRGRRRALGQGPPTPGGPPSADPETPPAETPSPEPAAGIAPAADVMDAVDVAPAADAPPPPEELRADPTPAPEAPRPSRPDPADVSEASAPAPAQRRSPDTAGRRDGNQGDQENRADRTNRDAPEAGREAAASDGVFTVRLVNFEGPFDLLLQLISRHKLDVTEVALSKVTDEFMAHIRGMGTDWDLDRTTEFLVVAATLLDLKAARLLPTAEVEDEADLALLEARDLLFARLLQYRAYKQIAGILHGRAEAETRRYPRTVGLEPHHAELLPDVVISIGPEGFARLAVKAMQPKPRPQVYVDHIHAPLVSVREQADVVVARLRELGEASFRVLVEDIDDTLTVVARFLALLELYREKAVVLEQESALGELLVRWTGGDDGRQPAVTDEFDRPPERRPEEENPAGNPADNAKKEEKT
- the ald gene encoding alanine dehydrogenase, which encodes MIDVKVGIPREVKNNEFRVAITPAGVHELVRGGHQVVVERGAGLGSSITDDEYTAAGARILDTPDEVWATADLLLKVKEPVAEEYHRLRKDQILFTYLHLAASKECTDALLESGTTAIAYETVELPGRTLPLLAPMSEVAGRLAPQVGAYHLMRAGGGRGVLPGGVPGVPAGRAVVIGGGVSGWNAAQIAIGMGFHVTLLDKDIRKLREADKIFGTRIQTVVSNAFELERACLEADLVIGAVLIPGAKAPKLVTNELVSRMKPGSVLVDIAIDQGGCFEDSRPTTHAEPTFPVHDSVFYCVANMPGAVPNTSTYALTNATLPYIVELAGRGWVEALRRDPALAMGLNAHDGKVVYREVAEAHGLEHVELSTLLG
- the scpB gene encoding SMC-Scp complex subunit ScpB translates to MSERTTGGPERGLDPDLDPVAGLDLKPALEAVLMVVDEPATEAHLAKILQRPRRRIADALRELADEYTAQGRGFELRFVAGGWRFYTRADYAPAVERFVLDGQQARLTQAALETLAVVAYRQPVSRSRVSAVRGVNCDGVMRTLLQRGLVEEAGTEPETGAILYVTTNYFLERMGLRGLDELPELAPFLPEAEAIEADTQEGVPSFDPDAPDTDDDRAPDPTNHTHTTTTEL
- a CDS encoding ParA family protein; translated protein: MPARDSGSARPEAVGSVAVRTFAAHQSHNPHMAPTAPQSMDGPHVNAMAGDSRGEVHNHFADYDELPDGHFYDPDAEYEPDPEYAATLAPDAARQRRERIGPTGRPLPYFPIPGPLTDHGPAKIIAMCNQKGGVGKTTSTINLGAALAEYGRRVLLVDFDPQGALSVGLGVNPMELDLTVYNLLMERGMAADEVLLKTAVPNMDLLPSNIDLSAAEVQLVSEVARESTLQRALKPLLADYDYIVIDCQPSLGLLTVNALTAAHKVIVPLECEFFALRGVALLTETIEKVQERLNPELELDGILATMYDSRTVHSREVLARVVEAFDDHVYHTVIGRTVRFPETTVAGEPITTYASNSVGAAAYRQLAREVLARCHAE